The following is a genomic window from Garra rufa chromosome 4, GarRuf1.0, whole genome shotgun sequence.
GTCCTGGCAtttaaaaggcttctctccagtgtgaatgatCAGGTGAGTCTTTAGATTTCCTTTTTGTGAGAAGCTCTTCCCACATTGTTTGCATATATAAGGCCGTTCTCCAGTGTGATCTCTCAAGTGGTAATCAAGAGATGGTTTATAAGTGAAGCGCATTTCACACTTAGGGCAtgcgtaaggcttctctccagtgtgaagtctCATGTGAGCCTTAAGGCTTATTTTATGACTGAAACCTTTTCCACACTGCTGGCATTTGATAATTTTCTCACCAGAGTGAATTACTACATGCCTGTTTAGGCGTTTTATGCTTGtgtaactttttccacactgctCACATATAAAACAGTTCTGTCTTGAGTGAATCTTCCTGTGTTGACAAAGGGTTACTCTaagtctgaaactctttccacactcatcacatgtgaacggcttctctccagtgtgaatattTATGTGATACTTAAGGTTTAGTTCTCGTGTgaagctcttcccacactgtttgcagatgTAAggactctctccagtgtgagttgtCATGTGGGCATTAAGGGCTGCTTTATATCTGAAATTAATTCTACACTGAacgcatgtgtaaggcttctctccagtgtgaagtctCATGTGATTTTTGAGGTTTGCTTTTTGACTGAAAGTCTTTCCACACTCATGACATTTAAATCGGCTCTCTTTAGAGTGAATTCCCATATGGAAAGTGAGGGTTACTTTACGTTTGAatttctttccacactgatcacatgtgaatggcttctctccagtgtgtatGTTCATGTGATACCTAAGGTTTAATACTGttgtgaagctctttccacactgttgacaagtgtaaggcttctctccggtgtgaactctcatatgccgtttaaggcttcctttttgagtgaaacttttcccacactgttggcaggtgaaagtattttctccagtgtgaatattCAAGTGGAGTTTAAGGtttgctttttgagtaaaactttttccacactgcgggcaggtgaaaggtttctctccagtgtgaattctcatgtggacactgaggatttgtttttgattgaaagtctttccacactgatggcaggTGTAACATTTGGTAGATTCTCCATTTAGAGCTCTTTTTCCTGATGAAGtcttttctgtctctctggatTTTTCTCCAATGATGAAATCAGGTTTCAGGTACTGATTTTTCTCTTCCAATTCATTCAgctcttgactctcctctttcagtgtctTCAGATCTAAAGTGAAAAAAtacaagttaaccccagtttaatagCACAACGCAACAGACTTCAAAACCAACATGAAAGCATTCAAGCCTCAAAGTCGACAACATGATTGCTAGAATCCTATGTGCAATCTCTTGTaataccatttgtgaccctggaccacaaaaccagtcaaaaccataatctgaaagctgaattaataagctttatattgatgtatgggtttgttaggacaatatttggctgagatacaactactacttggaatctgagggtgcaaaaaatctaaatattgagaaaatcgcctttaaagttgtcaaattaattaatattatgcatattactaatgaaaaattaagttttgatttatatacagtaggaaatttactaaatgtcttcattaaacattttacttaatatcctaatgattttgcatgaaagaaaaatcgataattttgacccacacaaagtatttttggctattgctacaaacagggtcacatttatcaaaCATAGCTTAACCCAGGAGAACTGGGGcctatacaatatatatattagtttagtTTGTGACAACATTAAGGCACCATGAAAGTGGTTTTAACAGTGTTTATTTAGtgaaaaaacattatttagtGGGGAACAAATTAATGTCTAGCACTAAATCTGGTAAAATGTTACACATAGCTATttgtattgttaaaaaaaaaacattcatggaAAAACGAAAGgtttataaatatatactgtaaacCTAACAGACATTTCTTTTAAATGTGTAGCAGATTTTTAAAAGAGGCAATAACATATCATAGATAGGACAAAACAAATACAGTGTGGCACAAAAACACATTTCGAAAACTTAACTTAGTGATTACTTTTTGAATGTGCAGAGACTTTCAACCACCATAACAAAAAATGTTCATGAAGCAAATCGCCTACCCTGCCATTAAAGAACACTTATTATTTACTGCCTTTAAAGAACACTTTAAGTTCCTCTTTAATATCACTAAACcaagttttttaaattaaacGGTCTAATTTAAATCCTAAACTGCTCATGCTGCATGTAGCATCTTTGTTTGAATTGTGATGAAAATACAGCAGCTGCCTATCATTTTGAATGGAAACAGCACAAACAAACCCTTAGTTTGTTTATATAAagagataatttattatatttatttgtatatttattttgtttgatttgagatttgcttttttgttatttgtcattttaatttcacAAAGAAATGTGCAACGTTTTGTCTGAAAATAATGGCACCTTTTATTTTGttgtatcaatatatatatatatatataaaactcacAATATTTTCAGTTTGCCTGTAAACAAAGACATGTTTACAAGAAATTGTTTGACACAGTGAGTGCTTTTGAGggtttcaaaaacttttaacaatgattacttttaatagtatgcccaagtaaaatatattttctatacGGTTgcataattaagttttttttttttaaatcattatcaGAAATAAATAATGGGTTTTATGCTACACAAAATAATTGTTTTGCTTAGGCTACTTTTCTGTGCTAGTTTTCAGATTTATTTAGCATTTGATTGACATATCACAACTTGCTAGAAGAAGCTTCTCTGGTGCACTTAAAGTAGTTGTTtaatttcagaacaaaaatgtatagataatgtactcaccccatccaagatgttcttgtctttctttcttcagtcgtaaggaaattatgttttttgaggaaaacatttcaggaattctataccatataatggacttctatggtgcctccgagtttgaacttccaaaatgcagcttctaatGGCTCTAAACCattacagctgaggaaagaagggtcttatttagcaaaacgatgggttttttataaaaaaagacaatttatatactttttaacctcaaatgctcgtcttgtctagctcggcaagacgagcgtttgagattaaaaggtatataaattgtagatgtttttagaaaataactgatcatttcgctagataaggcacttattccttggctgggatcatttagagtcctttgaggctgcatttaaactgcattttgaaagttcaaactcgagggcaccatagaagtccattatatggagagaaatcctgaaatgttttcctcaaaaaacaccatttctttacgactgaagaaagaaagacatgaacatcttagatgacaagggggtgagtccattatctttaaatttttgttctgaaagtgagctactcctttaaaggCAGCATTGTATTCGGTTGATCATTTAATTTTAACAAGTCTGCCCACATGAGGCAACCTGCTCCACGTCAAAAACAAATCAGTTTAATTAGCTTACTCAtataacattcttcaaaaatataGAAACTAACCTGTTTGCTCTtcagtatcttcttgtttcactgtaaatgtttcttcaatcctcacgtcttcactctcctctttaataaacgccatctttataatagtgtgttgCATGGATATCAGTTGCTTCACCAGGTGTTTTTCGGTTTATCTGGACATATTTATGAGAAAAATGAACAGAAAAACAGATAGTTAATAGTCTCTAATTGACCTTATTAGCCAAGACCTCCTAAAATGACATCTAAATTACATACATATACTGTATTccactttcatgaaaacatttacaattggTTCGTAAAACTTCTTGTTTGTGTTTTACCAGCAGATGACTTCAGTGTTTGGTGGGTCgaaaatacttttgcaaagcaaatttgtttaatttgttcaaAGTTTGGAAAGCTGCATTTCTCGTATCACCATTTGCCAGTGACCGATTTCGTGTTTATGattaacataaaagacaaactAAGACGCGACTGGTCGGTTTCTCTCAAAAACAGCGTTTATTAATCTTACATAAAGCATTAGAGTACTGCATTCAATAATAATTAAGGTACTTAACTAGTACTAGAAAAAGCACAAAATGAAATTAACGCTTTGTATTGattcaaacatttaaaaacttgAAAGCGCAGACCTTCCTTCAGCCTGATCGCAGTCGCAACTAGGCGCGACGCAGCCTTATAACGTCACATCgccagaaacaaaataaaagtcaggTTCACACGTTCAAGTCACAAAAAGGGTTTAGATATCTGCATTCATAAAACACATACAAATGATACGATCTGCGATGCCGACATGAAAGATTCTGCATTAATgcataaaaacaaaatgtatttacaaaatgtcatttatgtgtaatttaaatatGTATGTCGCACTGCTTGTAAACATGAATTTTTATAATATGTAGTATGTCCGACAGAATAGTGGTTTGCTCATGTCATGGCTCTGAGAGGTTTG
Proteins encoded in this region:
- the LOC141333837 gene encoding uncharacterized protein, which gives rise to MQHTIIKMAFIKEESEDVRIEETFTVKQEDTEEQTDLKTLKEESQELNELEEKNQYLKPDFIIGEKSRETEKTSSGKRALNGESTKCYTCHQCGKTFNQKQILSVHMRIHTGEKPFTCPQCGKSFTQKANLKLHLNIHTGENTFTCQQCGKSFTQKGSLKRHMRVHTGEKPYTCQQCGKSFTTVLNLRYHMNIHTGEKPFTCDQCGKKFKRKVTLTFHMGIHSKESRFKCHECGKTFSQKANLKNHMRLHTGEKPYTCVQCRINFRYKAALNAHMTTHTGESPYICKQCGKSFTRELNLKYHINIHTGEKPFTCDECGKSFRLRVTLCQHRKIHSRQNCFICEQCGKSYTSIKRLNRHVVIHSGEKIIKCQQCGKGFSHKISLKAHMRLHTGEKPYACPKCEMRFTYKPSLDYHLRDHTGERPYICKQCGKSFSQKGNLKTHLIIHTGEKPFKCQDCGRCFNRKVSLKTHMRIHTGEKPYSCPRCKKRFTYQGELKRHLQTHSGKKLPCNKGFTKSRNGNREHFNCDQCHKKFILPLHLRIHLKSHTDVRRYLCFLCGKRFKWFSSFKWHQKIQICLKLKLRSHRSHVGQIG